The nucleotide sequence GCATCGCCTCCATCGCCTCGACGGCGTGCCGGATGGGCACGAAGTACTCGGTCTGGAGTTCGTTCCCGATGCTGGGCGTGAAGTCCAGGCGGAAATGCGGGATCCGTTCGTGCCACGGCCCGGTGACGCCGAGCTGTCGCGTGCAGTTGTCCGCCGGGATGCCCGCCGCGTGAGCCGGATGCCGCGGCCCGTCCGCCGCCGTCGCGCCGAAGAAGTCAGCGCCCGGCTGTCCCGGCCCTTTGACCCAGACCTGGTCGACCTCGTCGCGGGCCCAGTTCGTGAACAGGCTGACGCTGTGACCGGCGTCCTGGATCTCGTCGAAGTGCTCGTACACCGATTCCCATGCCAGGCCGTCGAAGACGTCCTGGCGGAGGTCGAACGACGGCACGAGGTCCAGGGTCAGCCGGGTCACCACACCCAGCGCGCCGAGGCCGACGACCACGCCGTCGTGCCGGGAGAACGTCTTCAGCTCACCGTCGGCGGCCACCAGCTCCAAACCGGACACCACCGACGCCAGGCTCTGGTTACGCCGCCCGGAGCCGTGGGTCGCCGTCGCGACGGTGCCCGCCACCGTGCAATGCGGCAGCGAAGCGAGGTTGGCCAGCGCGAACCCGGCCGCGTGTACCTGGACGGCGATGTCGCCGTAGCGGGCCGCCGCGGGCACC is from Amycolatopsis lurida and encodes:
- a CDS encoding FAD-binding protein, with product MRETNWAGNQTFTAERIFRPRTVEQIQDAVAGAPAVKPLGSGHCFNDIADCPGGVQLDLSALDMDVVLDAESSTVSVPAAARYGDIAVQVHAAGFALANLASLPHCTVAGTVATATHGSGRRNQSLASVVSGLELVAADGELKTFSRHDGVVVGLGALGVVTRLTLDLVPSFDLRQDVFDGLAWESVYEHFDEIQDAGHSVSLFTNWARDEVDQVWVKGPGQPGADFFGATAADGPRHPAHAAGIPADNCTRQLGVTGPWHERIPHFRLDFTPSIGNELQTEYFVPIRHAVEAMEAMRELGHRLAPVLLTSEIRTVAGDELWLSPFQGGDRLALHFTWLPDEKAVRELLPVMEERLAPFDVRPHWGKLFHRAADYPKLPDFRALADGLDPGGKFRNPFVRRHVLRES